Genomic segment of Ewingella sp. CoE-038-23:
ATTGATGCGGCCAAAACTGCTGGCAGGGGGAGAAAGGCGCACGTCCGGCGCATCAGGTGCCAGGCGCTGCTGCAATGCACGCTGCTGTTCCTGTTGGTGAATAAACTGCTGGTCCCCCGCCGCGCGTAAATTGCTCGGAGGCGCCATCGCCTGTTGGCTGGCCGCGTCTGTTAAAGGCTGATCGCGAAAAGGAGAAGGCCCGGTAATAGGTGCAGCATGGCTGTTGCTAATAAACAGGCTGAGAGAAATAACCAGTGACTGGCAGGCAGTATTAATAGCGGGGCGGCGCACGGAAATATCCTTATTATTATTAATCCAAAGGTCAAGCATCCTTAATCCATCGCATTATGCCAATGTAAATTTGGTTTACAATAAATTTCCTTTTCTTTACGAAGCGAAATAACCTACCTAAGTAAAATTAACAACTTATGGATTAGGATTATTCTTATAAAGCAGCCATTTGTGCTACAAACCCTTGCAGAACGGGCCATCTGGTCGGCAAAAGGCCAAAATCCAATTAGAAAAAAACAACTGTTTTCGTCACGAGTTCCTCATGGTAAATCGTCATTTATCCTTAGAGATATATAAGGTTAAATAATATTTTGCAGTGAAATCATTCGATGAATGTGTGAATGAAAAGAATTTCTGCTCTGGGCGCGCCTATTATTAGTCGGGGATTAACTATTATTTGGCACAATGATTTGCCTCTCCAGCCTTAAGCCTTGACCATCGGTTAACGTGACCGTCACCTGGGTCCAATCCCCTTTTTGCATCGCGATGCGCATCTGCCCGAGAGAGAGGGTTTTGTTCGCGGCGAGGTTGATACTGCCCTGCTGGCGGCTGGTGCTCTGCCCCTGCTCGGCGCGATGTGAGACGGCAATGGAAACCTGACAGGTGCAATTTTGGCTCAGGGTCGCCATGGGCCGGACAATATAGACATCGGCTTCAGTTTGGGTGTCGAACCACAGTTGGTTCGACATGACGGCGGCAATCAACAATAGCTGCATCGTTCCTCCTTATATAAAGCAAAACAGGGCATAGGCCCTGTTTTGCGACGAACAAACTGCATGACAATAACGTCAGGGGAATCAGTGCTGGCTAGCGTAAGCCTGATTGCCGGTACCGTACTGTTGGATATTCGCAAGACTGCCGTTGGCGTATTGATTCGACTGCGCGTAGTTACCCGTACCGTTTTGGCTGATTTGGGTAATGCTGCTGCTGGCGGCCTGCAACACGTTGGCGTTGTTCCAGTCACCGGCCTGGGAGACTTTTACCAGACTGTTGTTGCCCGTTTGGTTGCTGCCAACTTTGTTTTGTGAGCCGCGCTGGTCAATCGACGTCAGCGATTTAGAGACGCCGCTTTGGTTAGCCTGAGCACGGTTAGCCGTACCAGCCTGATAAATTTGAATTTCAGCGTTCCAGTTGGTGGTCTGGAATACTGGCAGAGAAGAGGTTGGAGGCGTTGTTGCCAATGCACTGCCACTGATCACTAACGCAGATACTGCCACAATTTTCAAAAGATTCATGATGCTACCCCATTGGTTAAAGTTGGATGATCTTCATTTGAGACAAAGTGATTAACGCTGTGTGACTCTGATCGCCATTCCTGACGAATTTTGTACGACACCGGCTGACCGGTCCGTACCACTTTGGCTAATTTGCGTCACGCTCCGGCTACCTCGCTGGAGAATAACGGCGGTATTGCCAAAATCTTTTTGTTCAATAGATGCAGAACTGCTATTTCCAAGCTGGGCAATCACGGCGGTATTTTCACTGCCGCTTTGCATAATATCGGCCGCGTTGCCATTCCCTCGCTGATTAACAATCGCATTATTATCATTGTTAAATTGCGTAATATTCGCCCTATTGCTGTTCCCATTTTGTTGGGTAATAGCCGTATTGCCATTGCCTTTTTGCAAAATAAAAGCGGCATTGCCCGAGGATGAATAGCCCCCCACTACGGCGTTATCAAACGAATTACTGTAATAGTAAATATCACTGGTGTTGGCGCTAAAGCCCAATTCACTGTGGGCGAGATCGTTCGGTTGCGCCATGATAATAAGAGGTAATGAAAGCAGCGCAACGGTAAAAATCATTTTTTTCATATTTCAGCCCTGATTGACTTTCTTCTGCATTATGAAAATGACAATCGACAAATACATCGAGAAAGCCAGAATTGTTTACTGGACGAATTGAGTATGGATAGTCGTAAAAATAAAAAACTCACTTGTAAGTCGTATTTTTAATTTAAGACTCATCAGAAAGCATGAGGAAAAGAGTAAAAAAACCCGTAATTCCATCAGTCTGGAGTTTCGAAAATATTTAATCAAGGTGCGTAACCAACCTAGAATCCGCTCAACCTAATTTGTCATACAATTTATTAAATCTGTCATTGCCTGGATCAAATACTTAGCCTGCGAAGACGAAAAATTTCTCTCTGTCTATGAGGGTTACAGGTGATATTGCGTATCCTGTCACCTTTTTTTAGAGGGTGAAGACTGCGAAGTAGCGTCAGATCACGAGGTCAAACCAGTTATGGAAATACTAAACCAAGACCAATATTTGAGATAAAGCAGAAGAAAAACTCACCTCATTAGCTTAAGTAGTACATCAAACTGCCCGCTAGGCGAATGAATTAGCAGTAGTTAGTTGCCAGTTTGAGGTAAACGTGCAGGAGGATAGGTTAAGGGCGTTTAACAGATTGGCTGCTTCTAATCACAACAGTGCGAAGTAAAATTTGCACATTTTCAGTTACATTTTGAAACACAAATAAGCCTTGATTTAGAGTGTCCAATGGATAGATTGATGATGTAGGAAAAATCCTATTTCTAATAATGACAAACTTGCGTGTGTAGTGGTTATT
This window contains:
- the csgC gene encoding curli assembly chaperone CsgC, which gives rise to MQLLLIAAVMSNQLWFDTQTEADVYIVRPMATLSQNCTCQVSIAVSHRAEQGQSTSRQQGSINLAANKTLSLGQMRIAMQKGDWTQVTVTLTDGQGLRLERQIIVPNNS
- a CDS encoding curlin, translated to MNLLKIVAVSALVISGSALATTPPTSSLPVFQTTNWNAEIQIYQAGTANRAQANQSGVSKSLTSIDQRGSQNKVGSNQTGNNSLVKVSQAGDWNNANVLQAASSSITQISQNGTGNYAQSNQYANGSLANIQQYGTGNQAYASQH
- a CDS encoding curlin codes for the protein MKKMIFTVALLSLPLIIMAQPNDLAHSELGFSANTSDIYYYSNSFDNAVVGGYSSSGNAAFILQKGNGNTAITQQNGNSNRANITQFNNDNNAIVNQRGNGNAADIMQSGSENTAVIAQLGNSSSASIEQKDFGNTAVILQRGSRSVTQISQSGTDRSAGVVQNSSGMAIRVTQR